ATGTTTTGACTTTTTAACTACTAGTTCTAATATTGTTGTCCACACAGCTTGATCCGGTGGCTTTCCATACGGGGATTTGTGCTGACAAACCCATTGGTGAACATGCCATGTCTTGTTTATTGCCCTCTCCTAAGAATAAAACGTATGGAGAAGAGACTCAGGAGAGTTTTTTCATCTTTGTTCCATTACTATGACAACAGATAACAGAAGAAATCAAACTTTAATAAATCtcattctaattaatataaataaaatggaaaaaacacCATTCGATGCTCCATACTCTATAGACTATATAGTATGGATTTAGGGCATTAGTACAAGAAAAAGGGAACGGCAGCGCGTGATTTGAATTTACCCAAAAATATGGggcattactaaaaaaaaaaaaaaagataacaaccGACGAAAAGAACAAAATCTAAACAAATAGGCGAAGCGATACGCGCCTTTAGTTGTCTTCACCTCAAACGGCTCTCCTATGTTATGTACTATGTAGTCATGTTTTCACCTCTATCTTTCTCCGTACCATGAAATTCCAACCCGTGCAAAATGcaaatgttgttgttgttgttttttttttttttcatttatttccctTAATAATGGTACAAATGTTGTTAATTTATGACGTGTACTCCCCGCCGTTTATTTTATTcggagtttttatttttatcagtgGGTTTGACCGTACCAAGTCatcatattagattataatgttttttttttaatcaccaaATGCATTTTATGTTGAAAATAGTACCTCACATACACACATGTACACCCGCGTaatcttctctccctctttatCTTCAGCAACTgcaagccatttttttttttttatggaagcCATTTCTCTTCATTACTAGTGAAGCCTGTCGTACTTGGCCGGATCAAACCTTCATTTTTAGATAAAGAACTGATCAAGCATCCGGATGCTTATCAAAATGATGTGTCAAAATAGTTATTGGTGTTGACGATATCTAATGATTTACTGATAGGAGATGGATGGAGCATTTGATTTtatcaattgtgaaaatatatggAGCGAAAATTGTTCACCTTCAGAACTTAGAGACCACCCAATAACAAAAGaccatttttaatatttaactcatcatgtaaatttataaaaacctCCGTTCAGCTCGCTAGAAAGAGCATCCTCCTCAAGTTGGTAGGTGGACATATACTCAGATACATGCGATAACAAGTGAAGTAACATCATAGTTTTGCATGAAAACTAAGGCCCTTGGCATCGACCTACAACTATGACTAACAATACCAGGATCCAGTGATCACAACACTGATAAGCACTTCCCCAAAACAGTACCAATGATTGTTCTTCAAGGATTGAATCTGGAATTCAGACGAAAAAAACTAGGGATAGAAGAACCTACAAATAACAAAAGTGAAATGGAGAAAGTAAAGCGAAATGCAGTGATGTTTCTCATCTGCTCAAAGGGATATTGAAGGTTGATAAGCTGGGTCTTCCAGCTTTGCGATGTTCGGagtttttttgtgtgtttctgTTTTTATGATGTTTTGGTTGGAGAAAGTAAATAAACCTATAACGCATAGAAGTAACTTAAGTGGGATAATTACTGTCGGATTAGTGagagtgtttcatcttatctcatttcatcattataaccttttcaaattttcacacaaaatataataaacaattcaacttttttcaaattataaaacaataataatattaaaaaataatattttatttaactttcatttaaaaccatctcatctcatctcactatccaaaccacacTAGAAAAAATCAACTGATTCCTAACTTTCAGACTTTATTGCCAGTACCATAGGAGGTACATCAATTCAGATAaatgcatttggatgttgaactgagttgagttgagtggagatgataaaatattgttaaaatattattttttaatattattatattattttgagatttgaaaaagctgaattatttattatatgttgtattagaatttgaaaaaattgtaataatgagttaaaGTGAATTGAGGTGAGTTtataaaccaaacgaagccgTTACACGACAGAACTGACTTACACTATGCATCGTTCCAATTCTATGGGACGTCGTCGAACTGAAAAACCTTAATCAATGGGTTAATCTCCCTAACCTAAAACTTAGGGCTATGCTATAAATCTTAGTTTGATTGCAGAATAGTGGTGGCACTGCAGTTCAAGTGCGCAGGAGAATAGCAAATACAGATTTTAGGATTTGATACTCGACAGCAACTTAGATAATGTCATATTTTCCTAAATCACCTAGATAAAAATACAAGAACAGATGAACTACATGGATGACAAGCATTGCCCATATTGTTGTATCACAGGGATAGCAGTCTTTTTCTACCCGGTTAAAACTGAACCATTAACATCATGTCAGAATGTGAACCATTAACATCATGGATACCAGtctttttcttaattagatTTGAAACCCTGAGGTTTTCGACAACATAAAAGCTATGTACAATTACAAGCACCCAAAAATTCACTCCATGAGGTCAATTAAATTTTGACACAAGTCAAATGCCACACAAAGCTCAAGTTTCCACCGTAATACGTATGAATTTCCGGAAGAAAGAACAGtgtttccaacaaaaaaaattgtaccAATCTGATCCAAGGGCCCTAAATTGTTGAAGCTTCACATGGGATGAAATGAACAACATCaagcataatttttatttttttatttttttatcggtaaatgAGAACTTTATTGATGAGAGAAACAGGGATAGCCCAAGAAACAACATCAAGCTATTTACTTAAATAGTtgatctaaaataattttctcaaaacttttaCATTGGAGTGGTGTTCCAACATGTTATATCATCAAAGGTGCTTTTCGTGTTATATTGCAGAATGCACATTGCGCAAGCGTCAACCAATTGAAACTTGGCAAATAGTAAAAGACAAATTAAATCTAAATTTACTCTATACATTTGAATGAATATGACAATTTGTATACCACAAAGGGGAAGTTCTCAATGGTATAGAAGAATTACACCATACCTCCAATCTCTCTTGGAATTGCGCCTCCCTCGTCTTTAACAATACGGGGAGAGGAAAGCACACACCCTTCTCTACACAACACTGGTGCCTAGGCTTGATCCTATTCTCTAAGCTAAACGAGAAGTACTGCGGAAACTCTTTCAGCTCCCTCAAATCCCTTCTCATTTCCACCACAAAGTAATCGAATTTCGGCTCGAAATTATGTTTGACGCTGTAATTAAATAGCTGCGGAAATCTCCGAAACATGGATACCGCGTCTCGGTGcgaaaacccaattttttcGAAGTACTCGATTCTGGGTATGAGCTTTTCTTCGACACTAGTGGAGAGCAAAGACGTGTGCTTGTTTAACTCGTAGATGCCGATACTCTGGAGAAAGTATAGGGTGGGGCGGAGTCGTTGCTTGACGCTGCAGACGAGCAACCTCGGCCGTCGGTTGATGACGCGCTTGAGATCGGAGCCGTTGACGCAGACCTCGCGGAGCAGGAAGGTGAATACGGGGACTATGTCGGAGACTCGAGAGGTGAGGATTTCGGGGCACATACCGGCGATTCGGCGGAACTCGATGGCAGTGAAACCCAGGGAGGTCATGTAATCGACGGTGGATTTGACGTCAGAGAGGGATGCGGAGACGATCGGAGGGTACTGGTTGATGAGGGAGAAGAAGTCGAGGCCGATGGAATCGAGGTAGAGCATTTTCTCCTGGAATTGGGAACGACGAGGATTGGGCTGCTGGAGTACTGGGCGACTCGGGGGCGACATGGAGGAAAGTTCTGGAGTAGTATGGGATTTAAGTGGAAGAGAGATAGCGGCTTTGGGGGAGAATACATGGAACAGTTGGTTTTTTGAGCGAGAAAGTGAGGGAGAATCATGGTGGGGAGGGAAGAAACTGGATTTTGGAAGGAAGGAAGTGGGAGAGAAAGAAGGCTTagtggaggaggagaggaaatGGATAGTTTCTTGGTGCATTGTATGGGCGCTACATGGCTGATGGTGAGTTGGCTGTTGTATTCTCTAGTGGGGGAGTGTTTTAGAGGAGATGCGGGTAGAGACTGGAGAGGATAAGGATGTAAGCTGAATGATTTGAAGATTACGAGAGAATGCTATCTGAAAATCTAAGCTACAGACAGAAAGTTGGGGGGgagggaaaatgagagagacgAGGAAATTAGGACGAGAGGCCCAAAAGATCACGAAGCCTGACAATGTTCGGACTTTACTTCTAGTTGTAGTTGGgccattaaatattttatcaccgATTTGTTTTGGCTGAGGAAAGTGGAGGAAAAGGAGGCCGGCCTTGTGGAGATTTATGCGACCAGGAAAAGCCCAATGGGCTAAGACCGAATGTATGGAGCCGGTTTCccgatatatatttatataaaaaaaatggcgtATAATCTAGTAAAGTAAAACCTGTTATACGTCTATCTCTCCAAGTACTAAAATTAGGgaataaatcttcttcacacaCTACTTTGtgaagaagccccagcacaTCTACCCCAGCACATTAGATgtgctggggtgaaaaaaataaaataaaataaaataatttatgaagaGTGTGCTGCGGCTTTCGGCTAATGCGCAGCACAGTCCTTAGATTATGAGACACGTCTAAGGGCAGATTTGGGactttaaacaaaacacaaaattctcatctcatctcatctcatcattacatatttttcaaatctccatacaaaatataataaacaattcaactttttaaaatctaaatacacatttttcaaatcccaaaacaataataatattaaaacttaatattttaaacttaaaaacaaaacacaacattCTCATCTCaaccccaaacctaccctaagggatttgaaaaaggtgtattgtgatttgaaaaagttgaattatttattatattttatatgaaaatttaaaaaatgtgtaatgatgagatgagatgagaattttatgttttgttttagcctccaaacctgccctaaatccCAATCATCCCACCAAACCTACACCTGCCTGTCTTCTTTATCAGTTATCTACTTTACTTAACCACCATTTCTCCGCCAAACACTTCCCAAAGCCACAGAGAGCAGTGAGAGCGAGCCAGCTTCTCTACTTTCCCCTAAATGGCCTGCTCAGCTGCCTTCACCACTCTCTTCGCTTCAAACCCTAGGGCTTTCTCTACCACACCCGCCGCTTCGATCTCCAATCCCTtctctcaaaccctaaccatccCCAAGTCCTTCAACGGCCTCCATAAACCCCTCCAATCCCATGTCCCTCGCTCCATTTCCCTCACTCGCGGCTCCCATTCTCGACGGGCCTTCTCAGTCAGGGCTTCTGTgagttattttcttctctttcatcTCCCCGCTTCTTGTAGATTCCgttctctgtttcttttttctccacTTTCAGCAACTCAATATTGCTTTTTTTAACTACTTGCAGTACTGTTAACTCCAATGCCAATATTCTAGAGGAgatcaatttgtttttctttctatgtTTCGAATTATGATATATGTCTTGCGCTATTGCTCTATCCACAGACTGAGCTTCCATTGGTTGGAAATAAAGCACCGGACTTTGAGGCCGAGGCTGTTTTCGATCAGGAGTTCATCAAGGTAGCTTATAAAGAACAAATTTCCAGAAACTCAGTGGCACGCATGATTGTTTTTGCAATATCCAATTAGACTGGGTCGTTAAGTTATGAAATTGGTGAAGTTTCAGTCGATGCTTATAAATTCGTCTAAActatttgaaaatgattttttgtttgagaGAGTCAGCTAGGTAGATTAATGAATTTAGGGACTGATCCACGGAGACAAACCCAATTCTTACGCTCCTGCtaagttgttaatttattttcgtTTCCATATAACTGAAGCATTTTCATTTCAGGTTAAACTCTCCGAATATATTGGGAAGAAATATGTGATTCTCTTTTTCTACCCGTTGGATTTCACGTTTGTTTGTCCCACTGGTTTGTTTGACACTCAACTAATCTAAATCGAACGTTTATGTACTAGTGGATGCTAAAGCTTTCCCttattatcatttctcttcccCCTCATTCACAGAGATCACCGCTTTCAGTGATCGCCACGCCGAGTTTGAGCAGCTAAACACAGAAATATTGGGCGTTTCAACTGACAGTGTGGTAAAGTTGCTTTCTCCATTTAATTTGAAGGCTTCTAAAGCCAATGGCaccccatttatttttttgctttaatAAATTTGTTCGGATTCAATAAATTGGTGTATCATTTACTACAAACATCACATAGAGTTGTCTTCTAGATCGGCACactaaattttggttttctaaTATGAAGTGCCGACTGTAATTCCAAATTCATATATCAGCTGTTCGTTCTAAACTTTTGAGACAACTGATGTGTTCTATTTTGTTGGCTTTCGTGTATGGATGAAGTGTGTACATGTGTTTCCTCAATAGAAGTAGATTACTACCATGCTCTAAGTTGGAATTGCCGATTTTCCTGATGCTCTTATGTTATCCTTTGTGTAGTTCTCACACCTTGCATGGGTCCAAACAGATAGAAAGTCAGGTGGGCTTGGTGATCTTAAGTATCCCCTGATTTCTGATGTGACCAAATCAATCTCAAAATCGTTTGGTGTGCTAATCCCAGACCAGGTATCAGATAACTCGTTATTAATGGAGTTTCAAAAATTGTTTTCTAACATTATGAACCGACATGATCtagttaaaaatattgaattttgtgGTAGTCTTGGCCAACTCCTTGCAGTAAATTGGGGTTATCTAAGCTTGTTAAAAATTGACATTTGGACCTTTATTAGGAAACATGGTACAAGGCTAAGATTATGAACTTGTTTCTACGAAATTCCTTCTAATAATCACATATGTATACACGCACATCTCAGAATAGAAGTTTCTTACCATCAAGTTATATAATGCATATTCTGCTTGAAAAACTTTTGCATTTAATCTTTTATATTCTATGTCTTTGGTCTTTAATTGATAATTACAAAGTTGGATGATAAGGAGTCAGGTCTAAACTGCGGGTCTGAATTTAGCTGTTTTCTGTCTTTTTCTGTTTCCTTGGTGCTTTTACTGTTTtctatattgttttaaaaataaagttgtCAGTTTTTCAAATTACCATctttaaattaaactgaagtACAGCAATTGAAAAACAGGGTATTGACTTTTCAAATAAAGTGAAGATAAAGTTGggatttttgttaatattttgcTAATTTTTGGAACTTCACAATATAAAATGGATGGAATATATGTAATGCTTGTAAAATGTTGGGATAGATGCTTTTGGTACTTTGGTTATAGTTTTTATCCATTTGCTACAGCTTTGTTtgcattatgttttttttatagtgatctatgttttttttatttgtttgcattATAATTTGCATATAATTTCCAGCTTTGAAGTTCGTTCAATCTTTTAGGGGATCGCATTGAGGGGACTTTTCATCATTGACAAGGAAGGAGTTATACAACACTCCACCATTAACAATCTTGCCATAGGCCGGAGTGTTGATGAAACGAAAAGAACACTCCAGGTAATTATGTATTGAAGGACAGA
This genomic interval from Juglans regia cultivar Chandler chromosome 3, Walnut 2.0, whole genome shotgun sequence contains the following:
- the LOC108985294 gene encoding transcription termination factor MTEF1, chloroplastic-like, which gives rise to MHQETIHFLSSSTKPSFSPTSFLPKSSFFPPHHDSPSLSRSKNQLFHVFSPKAAISLPLKSHTTPELSSMSPPSRPVLQQPNPRRSQFQEKMLYLDSIGLDFFSLINQYPPIVSASLSDVKSTVDYMTSLGFTAIEFRRIAGMCPEILTSRVSDIVPVFTFLLREVCVNGSDLKRVINRRPRLLVCSVKQRLRPTLYFLQSIGIYELNKHTSLLSTSVEEKLIPRIEYFEKIGFSHRDAVSMFRRFPQLFNYSVKHNFEPKFDYFVVEMRRDLRELKEFPQYFSFSLENRIKPRHQCCVEKGVCFPLPVLLKTREAQFQERLEVWCNSSIPLRTSPLWYTNCHIHSNV
- the LOC108985296 gene encoding 2-Cys peroxiredoxin BAS1, chloroplastic-like is translated as MACSAAFTTLFASNPRAFSTTPAASISNPFSQTLTIPKSFNGLHKPLQSHVPRSISLTRGSHSRRAFSVRASTELPLVGNKAPDFEAEAVFDQEFIKVKLSEYIGKKYVILFFYPLDFTFVCPTEITAFSDRHAEFEQLNTEILGVSTDSVFSHLAWVQTDRKSGGLGDLKYPLISDVTKSISKSFGVLIPDQGIALRGLFIIDKEGVIQHSTINNLAIGRSVDETKRTLQALQYVQENPDEVCPAGWKPGEKSMKPDPKLSKEYFAAI